The stretch of DNA GAACGGCACCGGCTCGGCGCCCAGCTCGCGCAGTTTGTGCTGGATGTCGGAGGCCTGTGCCCGTGCGCGGGTCACGAGCACGCGCTTCCCAAAAAGCGGGCGCGTCTCGAACCACGAGAGTTCCTCGCGAAGACTCACCACCGTGCCGACCACGAAAATGCACGGCGGCCCGAATCCCTCGCGCTCGGCATCGGCGGCGATGTTTTCGAGCGTTGAAACCAGCGTGCGCTGGCGCGGGTGGGTTCCCCACTGGATGAGTGCGCAGGGCGTATCGGCGGCGCGGCCGCCGTCGATGAGCGATTGCGCATTTTTCGCCAGCGTCTTCACGCCCATGTAGATGCACAGCGTTCCGCTGCCCTTGGCGAGCTGGTCCCACTGCACCTGCGTGTAGTCCTTGCCGTCGGCGTCGTGGCCGGTGAGCAGCGTCACCTGCGAACAATGTTCGCGGTGGGTAACGGGAATGCCGGCGTAGGCGGGCGCC from Chrysiogenia bacterium encodes:
- the cobA gene encoding uroporphyrinogen-III C-methyltransferase — translated: MSDSKKPGTVYLVGAGPGDIELATLKCRRLIAECDVLVYDYLANPEMVSWAGEGAQKIYVGKKGGDHTVPQDKINEIIVEKAKTGANVVRLKGGDPFVFGRGGEEGQELRAAGVRFEVIPGVTSGVAAPAYAGIPVTHREHCSQVTLLTGHDADGKDYTQVQWDQLAKGSGTLCIYMGVKTLAKNAQSLIDGGRAADTPCALIQWGTHPRQRTLVSTLENIAADAEREGFGPPCIFVVGTVVSLREELSWFETRPLFGKRVLVTRARAQASDIQHKLRELGAEPVPF